From the genome of Miscanthus floridulus cultivar M001 chromosome 10, ASM1932011v1, whole genome shotgun sequence, one region includes:
- the LOC136489172 gene encoding uncharacterized protein, which translates to MEDQGVWEIMEPSGETSEQGAMAVAVAAAKDRKAKAHLLQCLPNDLLMQVDGKKTCKEVWDSMKARFVMADRVKEARLQTLKSKFDAMWMKEEEPLNQYVGSLTGMSVKYNNLGGRLDDAALEKNLFDTVLERFINVIVGIEQFYDLKKLPFEEAVVWLKAFEERTKRGAGGVRSDSRQLLLTQSEWETCQKKLVGEGSGGRRS; encoded by the coding sequence ATGGAGGACCAAGGAGTATGGGAGATTATGGAGCCGTCAGGGGAGACGTCAGAGCAGGGAGCGATGGCGGttgcagtggcggcggcgaaaGACAGGAAGGCGAAGGCACACTTGCTGCAGTGTCTCCCCAATGACCTGTTGATGCAAGTGGACGGGAAGAAGACATGCAAGGAGGTGTGGGATTCAATGAAGGCGAGGTTTGTCATGGCGGATCGGGTCAAGGAGGCACGGTTACAGACTCTAAAGAGCAAATTCGACGCGATGTGGATGAAGGAAGAAGAACCGCTCAATCAGTATGTCGGGAGTTTGACGGGGATGTCTGTCAAGTACAACAACCTCGGAGGCAGGTTGGATGATGCGGCACTGGAGAAAAACTTGTTTGACACCGTGCTGGAGAGGTTCATCAACGTGATCGTCGGGATCGAGCAGTTTTATGATTTGAAGAAACTGCCGTTCGAAGAAGCTGTAGTCTGGCTGAAGGCGTTCGAGGAGCGTACCAAGCGAGGAGCTGGGGGAGTGCGCTCTGACAGCAGGCAGCTGTTGCTCACTCAGTCTGAGTGGGAAACATGCCAGAAGAAGTTGGTGGGAGAAGGTTCTGGAGGCAGGAGGTCTTAG